From the Anaeromyxobacter dehalogenans 2CP-1 genome, the window GCGAGGCAGCGCATGCCGGCGGCGTGGAGCCGCTCCGCGACGGGGAGGACCTCGAACGTCGAGCCGGTGAGGCCGTGCAGCAGCAGGACCGCGTCGGGCCCACCGGGGAGTTCGAACTCGTCGCCGCGCGCGCTGGAGGTCCGGACCACGCTCCACGAGCGTTACCCCTGCCCGGGCCGTCTTTCAATCCTCCGCCTGCGGCCGGCCCCCTCGGGATGCGGGGCGAATTGACGCTGCGTGAAGCCGGCGCGGGGCCCGGCGATTCCTGTTAAGCCTGGGACATGTCCGACAAGCCCGCCGCACCGCCGCCGCACGGCATTCCGGTGCAGATCGAGATCGATCCGGCCACCGCGCAGGGCGCCTTCGTCAACATGGCGATGGTGAACCACACCGAGACCGAGTTCACGCTCGATCTCATCTACGTCCAGCCGCAGGCGCCCAAGGCCACGGTGCGCGCGCGGGCGATCACCACGCCCAAGCACATGAAGCGGCTCCTGCTCGCCATCCAGGAGAACCTGGCGCGCTACGAGGCCCGCTTCGGGCCGGTCGAGCTGGGCGACGCGCCCGCGTTCCCGCAGGGCGGGAAGTTCAACTGACGAGGGCTGCGCCGTCGCCCCGCCGGCAGAGCCGTCGGGGCCCACTCCGGCTTCGCGGGTCCCGTGACCGCTCGCGCCCGCGTGCGCGGGTACGCGAGCGGTCCCCGCGGGGAGGGGCTGCAGCCCTCCCCAGCCCACGGACCGCATCCTCCGGTCCGCGGCGCGGCCGGCGGTCCGCCGGCTGAACGCGCGTTCAAGGCCCGCCGCCCGTGTTCCCGCGGGGTTGGCGCGGGCACGCCGGCTGCTCTCCCCGGCTCGCCGCCGCGCACCTCGCGCGGCGGTCCGAACCCACGGAGAGGCACATGAGCGACACGAACGGAAACCGGCGGCTCGCGGTCTACGCGATCCCCGAGAGCAAGGACGGCGAGAAGCGCTACTGGCCGCGCATCGGCGCGGCGTACGTGAACCGCGACGGCAGCATCACGCTGCAGCTCGACGCGCTGCCCATCGGCACCGCCACGCTCCAGGTGCGCGAGCCCAAGCCGCCGGCCGAGCGCGGCGGGACCGCCCCGGCGCGGCGCGACGGCTTCGAGACGGTGGAGGTGCACCCGTGATCCCGCGGTGGAGGGCGCTC encodes:
- a CDS encoding DUF3467 domain-containing protein; its protein translation is MSDKPAAPPPHGIPVQIEIDPATAQGAFVNMAMVNHTETEFTLDLIYVQPQAPKATVRARAITTPKHMKRLLLAIQENLARYEARFGPVELGDAPAFPQGGKFN